The Huiozyma naganishii CBS 8797 chromosome 1, complete genome genome window below encodes:
- the UBS1 gene encoding Ubs1p (similar to Saccharomyces cerevisiae UBS1 (YBR165W); ancestral locus Anc_8.596): protein MVIPLTRKLLRDWKHICRSTINKTTESKRYVLKPQDTNVHIWHLLLLEPVVGLELYFILYVDDNVLSLRCLTPNENFPLKMNVNISYMWPILRKEGFFGLIMKLWYLFYGGVGTVQKMEPVSRLLKAWNRIMYRNFTVCFPEVTGYLQEGDYEMVKDLSKQLKEYQHCGAQPIIHSKMNEHNRTNIHESFEALSSHTNDEGLRMFDDVFCPNAVSQSPTDKRNNLFRSDLIIYTQEDEGPPKKEGDSKFHSYWYTRFS from the coding sequence ATGGTGATACCACTGACAAGAAAACTACTTAGAGATTGGAAACACATTTGTAGGAGTACCATCAACAAGACTACAGAATCAAAAAGGTACGTTTTGAAACCGCAGGATACTAATGTACATATTTGGCATTTACTGCTTTTAGAACCCGTCGTTGGACTTGAGCTTTATTTCATTCTATATGTTGACGATAATGTGCTTTCATTGAGATGTTTAACTCCTAATGAAAACTTTCCACTTAAGATGAATGTAAACATCTCTTACATGTGGCCGATATTAAGAAAGGAGGGTTTTTTTGGATTAATAATGAAGTTGTGGTATTTATTTTATGGCGGTGTTGGGACTGTTCAGAAGATGGAGCCTGTTTCGAGATTATTAAAAGCGTGGAATAGAATTATGTACAGAAATTTTACCGTATGTTTCCCAGAGGTAACGGGATATTTGCAAGAAGGTGACTATGAAATGGTGAAGGATTTGTCGAAGCAACTGAAAGAATATCAGCATTGCGGTGCTCAGCCCATAATACATTCCAAAATGAACGAGCACAACCGCACCAATATACACGAAAGCTTTGAAGCACTTAGCTCTCATACCAACGATGAAGGTTTGAGAATGTTCGATGACGTCTTCTGTCCAAACGCAGTTTCTCAAAGTCCAACTGATAAGAGAAATAACTTGTTCAGGTCTGATTTGATAATCTATactcaagaagatgagggcccaccaaaaaaagaaggagactCTAAGTTTCATTCATACTGGTACACCCGCTTTTCTTAG
- the DUR12 gene encoding bifunctional urea carboxylase/allophanate hydrolase (similar to Saccharomyces cerevisiae DUR1,2 (YBR208C); ancestral locus Anc_8.520), giving the protein MTVTTPEITLGWSIEQWIKFHQNSSPIVSYNTLLNLISSQITAPENPAWISVASADNLSQQWQILQTRENKESLPLYGVPIAIKDNIDAKGFSTTAACPSFAYEPEKDSKVVQLLRDAGAIIAGKTNLDQFATGLVGTRSPYGKTTCVFDDKYVSGGSSAGSARVVAEGIVPIALGTDTAGSGRVPAALNNLIGLKPTKGVFSCQGVVPACKSLDCVSIFALNLTDAERCFKIMCQPDGENDEYSRAYPPNPLHKFNTNCTVAIPKDVPWYGETENPKLYARAIEALKKTGANIVTLDFEPLLDLARCLYEGPWVAERYAATQKFLESNPPEDTLDPTVISIIKTATNFDASDAFKFEYKRQGILQKVNKLLENIDVLCVPTCPLNPTLQQVADEPVLVNSRQGTWTNFVNLADLAALAVPAGFRQDHLSNGITLIGKKFTDYALLDLAKRYFQQLFPNGSRCYGAFTDKMVLGLDDELTGPDVNSKSAIKLAVVGAHLKGLPLHWQLEKVNATYLSSPKTSKKYQLFALPKTGPVLKPGLRRVDASTGCQIQLEVYSVPTERFGEFISMVPEPLGIGSVELEDGEWVKSFICEESGYLSKGSVDISSFGSFKVYMEYLAKQEAAQKKPFDRVLVANRGEIAVRIMKTLKKLHIKSIAVYSDPDKYSRHVTDADIAIALNGSTAAETYLDIDKIIAAAKESNADAIIPGYGFLSENADFSNRCEREGIVFVGPTGETIRKLGLKHSAREIAENANVPLVPGSPLIIDAKEAKEVARKIEYPVMVKSTAGGGGIGLRKVDTEDEIEQIFATVQHQGKSYFGDAGVFIERYIENARHVEVQIMGDGRGNAIALGERDLLLRRRNQKIIEETPAPNLSEKTRSALRNAAENLASLLNYRCAGTVEFIFDEKRDQFYFLEVNARLQVEHPITEMVTGLDLVEMMLQIAAGNPPDFNTINVTITGASMEARLYAENPVKDFRPSPGQLTEVKFPSWARIDTWVEKGSVVSAEYDPTLAKIIVHGSDRADALAKLNKALNETKVYGCITNLDYLKSIASSQMFNDVKISTNVLNSYEYTTSSFEIITPGAHTSIQDYPGRTGYWRIGVPPSGPMDAYSFRLANRVVGNKASAPAIEVTLTGPTIKFHRDSVIAITGGLAPCTINEQPISQFKSVSIKKGDQLSIGKLSTGCRIYLAIRGEIDVPEYLGSKSTFTLGQLGGYNGRVLKAGDVVFSYETEHSAPFGKIPETLLPTISNNKTWCVGVTCGPHGSPDIFTQESIKEFFSEQWKVHYNSNRFGVRLVGPKPKWARADGGEGGLHPSNTHDYVYSLGAINFTGDEPVIVTCDGPSLGGFVCQAVIPDAELWKIGQVKPGDSIQFVPINYATARMLKESQDASIEVFQDGLLKELSSNLILPTFENPVLAQLSKKSEHAPTATFRQAGDRYILLEYGDNIMNFNLSYRVHCLIELVKKYKTIGIVEMSQGVRSVLIEFDGYKISQNELMKTLLAYENEITFDDNWSVKSKKFRLPMAFEDSKTLACVTRYQETIRPTAPWLPNNVDFIADVNGITRKDVYDMIYSASFMVLGLGDVFLGSPCAVPLDPRQRFLGSKYNPSRTFTERGVVGLGGMYMCIYAAASPGGYQLTGRTIPIWDKLSLSNFSVDHPWLLTPFDQVEFYPVSEEELGKLTEDCDNGKFVVEIEDTVFDHGKYTQWVDANKDSIDTFCQNQNGEKKEEFIRLIKSANDELSASQTSKVQVQEEYPETAELVYSEYSGRFWKPIVSVGDIIEAGQGLIIIEAMKTEMIVAARQSGKVLKILHENGDIVDSGDLVVVIEATA; this is encoded by the coding sequence ATGACTGTTACTACACCAGAAATAACTTTGGGCTGGTCCATTGAACAATGGATCAAGTTCCACCAAAATTCTTCTCCAATAGTTTCTTACAACACACTTTTGAATCTTATCAGCTCGCAAATTACTGCTCCGGAAAACCCTGCCTGGATTTCTGTTGCTTCTGCGGACAACTTATCTCAACAATGGCAAATACTACAAACTCGTGAGAACAAAGAGTCTCTTCCGCTTTACGGTGTTCCAATTGCCATCAAGGACAACATAGACGCCAAGGGGTTCTCGACAACCGCTGCCTGTCCATCATTTGCATACGAACCCGAGAAAGACTCTAAAGTTGTCCAGCTTTTGAGAGATGCCGGCGCCATTATTGCTGGTAAGACTAATCTAGACCAATTTGCAACGGGACTAGTAGGCACAAGGTCACCATACGGAAAAACGACTTGTGTCTTCGACGATAAGTATGTCTCTGGAGGCTCCTCTGCGGGCTCTGCGAGAGTTGTCGCTGAAGGTATCGTCCCGATTGCTCTCGGTACCGATACGGCAGGTTCTGGTCGTGTGCCAGCGGCTTTAAATAACTTAATAGGATTGAAACCTACGAAGGGTGTCTTTTCCTGCCAAGGCGTTGTTCCAGCTTGCAAGTCTCTAGACTGTGTTTCCATATTTGCGTTAAATCTAACAGACGCGGAACGTTGCTTCAAGATCATGTGTCAACCAGATGGGGAAAATGATGAATATTCTAGAGCTTACCCCCCAAACCCATTGCATAAATTCAATACCAACTGCACTGTGGCGATCCCCAAGGATGTTCCATGGTACGGTGAAACCGAGAACCCCAAACTTTACGCCAGAGCAATTgaagctttgaagaaaacagGTGCCAACATTGTCACCCTTGACTTTGAACCGCTACTAGATCTGGCGAGGTGCCTATATGAGGGTCCATGGGTAGCCGAGCGCTACGCTGCTACACAGAAGTTTTTGGAATCCAACCCGCCAGAGGATACTTTGGATCCAACTGTTATCTCAATCATTAAAACAGCCACCAATTTTGACGCTTCTGATGCCTTTAAGTTTGAGTACAAAAGACAAGGCATTTTGCAGAAAGTTAATAAACTTTTAGAAAATATCGACGTTCTTTGCGTTCCGACCTGTCCTTTGAACCCTACTTTACAACAGGTAGCCGACGAGCCCGTTCTCGTAAACTCTAGACAGGGCACATGGACAAACTTTGTGAACCTGGCTGACTTAGCTGCCTTGGCTGTTCCTGCCGGATTTAGACAAGACCATCTCTCGAATGGGATTACACTAATCGGGAAAAAGTTCACCGACTATGCCTTGCTGGATTTGGCAAAGAGATATTTCCAACAGCTTTTCCCAAATGGTTCAAGATGCTACGGTGCCTTTACAGACAAAATGGTTTTAGGTCTTGACGATGAATTGACAGGTCCCGATGTGAACTCGAAGTCCGCCATAAAGCTTGCTGTGGTTGGTGCACATTTGAAGGGCCTTCCTTTACACTGGCAACTAGAGAAAGTAAACGCCACATACTTATCTTCACCAAAAACTTCCAAGAAATACCAACTGTTTGCTCTTCCTAAGACCGGTCCAGTTCTAAAGCCCGGCCTAAGAAGGGTTGATGCATCAACTGGGTGCCAGATTCAGTTGGAAGTTTATTCCGTTCCAACTGAACGCTTCGGTGAATTTATCTCGATGGTTCCAGAGCCGCTAGGGATTGGTTCGGTTGAGCTTGAGGATGGTGAGTGGGTAAAATCGTTTATCTGTGAAGAGTCAGGATACCTATCCAAGGGCTCAGTTGATATCAGCTCGTTTGGTAGCTTCAAAGTGTACATGGAGTATCTAGCAAAACAAGAGGCTGCACAGAAGAAGCCTTTTGATAGAGTTTTAGTTGCAAACAGAGGTGAAATTGCTGTGAGAATtatgaaaactttgaaaaagcTTCATATCAAGTCTATTGCTGTTTATTCTGACCCAGATAAATACTCCAGGCACGTCACCGATGCAGACATTGCTATTGCCTTGAATGGATccactgctgctgaaacttATTTGGACATAGACAAAATTATCGCTGCTGCAAAGGAATCCAATGCCGACGCTATCATTCCAGGGTACGGGTTTTTATCAGAGAACGCTGATTTTTCCAATAGATGTGAACGTGAAGGAATAGTGTTTGTTGGTCCTACCGGAGAGACTATCAGGAAACTAGGGTTGAAGCATTCTGCGAGAGAAATTGCTGAAAATGCAAATGTCCCTCTAGTCCCTGGTTCTCCATTAATTATCGATGCTAAGGAGGCGAAGGAAGTGGCTAGGAAAATCGAATATCCAGTCATGGTTAAATCTACTGcaggtggtggtggtattGGTCTGAGAAAGGTCGATACCGAAGATGAAATCGAACAGATTTTTGCTACCGTTCAACATCAAGGAAAATCATACTTCGGAGACGCTGGTGTTTTCATCGAGAGATATATTGAAAATGCAAGACACGTGGAAGTCCAAATAATGGGGGATGGTAGAGGTAATGCCATTGCATTGGGTGAACGGGACTTGCTCCTTAGACGTCGTAACCAAAAGATTATCGAAGAGACTCCTGCTCCTAATTTGAGTGAGAAAACAAGATCTGCTTTGAGAAATGCTGCTGAAAACTTGGCCTCATTACTGAACTATAGATGTGCCGGTACTGTTGAattcatttttgatgaaaagagAGACCAGTTTTATTTCTTGGAAGTCAATGCTAGATTACAAGTTGAACATCCTATCACTGAAATGGTCACAGGGTTGGATTTGGTTGAAATGATGCTACAAATTGCTGCTGGTAATCCACCTGACTTTAACACTATTAATGTCACCATTACAGGCGCCTCAATGGAGGCTCGTTTGTACGCCGAAAACCCAGTCAAGGATTTCAGACCTTCTCCAGGTCAACTAACCGAGGTTAAATTTCCATCCTGGGCCAGAATAGACACATGGGTGGAGAAAGGTAGCGTGGTATCTGCTGAGTATGATCCAACATTGGCTAAGATTATAGTTCATGGGTCTGACCGTGCCGATGCACTTGCCAAATTGAACAAAGCTTTGAATGAAACCAAGGTTTACGGCTGTATCACCAATTTGGACTACTTGAAATCGattgcttcttctcaaatGTTCAACGATGTGAAGATCTCCACAAATGTTTTGAACAGCTACGAATATACCacatcttcttttgaaatcaTTACACCAGGTGCTCACACCTCCATCCAAGACTATCCTGGCAGAACAGGCTACTGGAGAATAGGTGTTCCACCCTCTGGACCAATGGACGCCTATTCTTTCAGGCTAGCCAATCGGGTTGTTGGTAACAAGGCAAGCGCCCCCGCAATTGAAGTTACGTTAACCGGCCCAACAATTAAATTTCACCGCGATTCTGTAATTGCCATCACTGGTGGTTTGGCTCCCTGTACAATCAACGAGCAGCCCATCAGCCAGTTTAAATCTGTTTCGATTAAAAAGGGTGACCAATTATCGATTGGCAAATTGAGTACAGGTTGCCGGATCTATTTGGCCATTAGAGGTGAGATCGATGTTCCAGAATACTTGGGATCAAAGTCAACATTTACTTTAGGTCAACTAGGTGGTTACAATGGCAGAGTTTTGAAAGCTGGCGATGTCGTTTTTTCGTATGAAACGGAACACAGTGCACCTTTTGGTAAGATACCAGAAACTTTACTTCCAACTATTTCCAATAACAAGACATGGTGTGTTGGTGTTACATGTGGCCCTCATGGCTCTCCAGATATCTTCACCCAAGAGTCCATCAAAGAGTTCTTTTCTGAACAGTGGAAGGTACACTACAATTCCAACAGATTTGGTGTCAGGCTAGTTGGTCCAAAACCAAAATGGGCAAGGGCTGATGGTGGGGAAGGTGGTCTCCACCCATCCAATACTCATGATTACGTTTACTCCTTGGGTGCTATAAACTTTACTGGTGACGAGCCAGTTATTGTTACTTGTGATGGCCCTTCTCTAGGTGGTTTTGTTTGCCAAGCCGTTATTCCAGATGCTGAACTATGGAAGATTGGACAAGTTAAACCTGGTGATTCTATTCAGTTTGTCCCCATCAACTACGCTACCGCAAGAATGCTAAAAGAGTCCCAAGACGCTTCCATTGAAGTGTTCCAAGATGGTCTACTAAAAGAACTTTCATCCAATTTGATTTTACCAACATTTGAAAACCCAGTCTTGGCCCAGTTATCAAAGAAATCCGAACATGCCCCAACAGCCACTTTTAGACAAGCTGGGGACCGTTACATACTGTTGGAATATGGTGACAATATTATGAACTTCAACCTCAGTTACAGAGTACATTGCTTGATTGAATTAGTGAAAAAGTACAAGACCATTGGTATTGTTGAAATGTCCCAAGGTGTCAGATCAGTTCttattgaatttgatgGTTATAAAATATCTCAGAATGAATTAATGAAAACTCTTCTGGCCTACGAAAATGAAATCACTTTTGATGATAACTGGTCAGTtaaatccaaaaaattcAGACTGCCCATGGCTTTCGAAGATTCCAAGACATTAGCTTGTGTTACCAGATATCAAGAAACAATTCGGCCCACTGCTCCATGGCTACCTAACAATGTCGATTTTATTGCTGATGTGAATGGTATTACGCGGAAAGATGTTTACGATATGATATATTCTGCTAGTTTCATGGTCCTTGGTTTAGGTGATGTGTTTTTAGGCTCTCCATGTGCTGTTCCATTGGATCCAAGACAAAGATTTTTAGGGAGTAAATACAATCCCTCCAGAACGTTTACCGAAAGGGGAGTTGTTGGGCTTGGTGGGATGTATATGTGTATTTATGCAGCTGCATCTCCTGGTGGTTATCAGTTGACTGGTAGGACCATTCCTATCTGGGACAAACTGTCGCTTTCCAACTTTTCCGTGGATCACCCATGGCTGTTGACACCATTTGACCAGGTTGAATTTTATCCAGTTTCCGAAGAGGAGTTGGGGAAGTTGACTGAAGATTGCGATAATGGTAAATTTGTggttgaaattgaagacaCTGTGTTTGACCATGGCAAATACACACAGTGGGTAGATGCTAACAAAGACTCCATAGACACTTTCTGCCAAAATCAAAATGgagagaaaaaggaagaatTTATTAGACTGATCAAGTCAGCCAATGATGAGCTTTCAGCTTCTCAAACTAGCAAGGTACAGGTACAGGAGGAATatccagaaactgctgaatTGGTATACTCTGAGTACTCCGGAAGATTTTGGAAACCTATTGTCTCAGTGGGTGATATTATCGAGGCAGGACAAGGGTTGATTATAATAGAAGCTATGAAAACCGAAATGATTGTTGCAGCCAGGCAGTCAGGTAAGGTTCTCAAAATCCTACACGAAAATGGTGATATCGTTGATTCAGGGGACTTGGTAGTCGTCATTGAAGCTACAGCATAG
- the PEX32 gene encoding Pex32p (similar to Saccharomyces cerevisiae PEX32 (YBR168W); ancestral locus Anc_8.592), which translates to MAELEDSQVHAHFVDGHERKKSLVGITPLPLMSALAKMYPFLVVVDCLLDQVLWISSDNKLNFIYLVMEYLALRVLFTSSFIPFNLEAIIMYLIGITCSCFLPISFAYYIKSVYNELREGEPPTMDEIMDLCQNVVNKLKTIRAEMLNLIGGNGFSVRRLLTVCVILSPLQYALFKLRYLDARGFLLLTFLSASLFHSAAVQTTGILLWRLVWVRNLYHAAWNMDEECISLNQYIEYKSEHTSDKVHINLDEIRSDLPLETAKDFTFFLRSFLSNLGSENYNKSFVITKQEPLRKFHVLEITVIQNQRKWDLEGWLPRLMEYERPTFLLELAENNARKCSTLFGLESELPPNWFWLETTWRFEEWKYCNTQWVVLGENDTPECFTRTRNLKRLAFSETK; encoded by the coding sequence ATGGCCGAACTTGAAGATTCTCAAGTGCATGCCCATTTTGTTGATGGCCATGAGAGGAAAAAGTCATTAGTGGGTATAACACCTTTACCCTTGATGAGCGCTTTGGCTAAAATGTACCCCTTTTTAGTAGTAGTGGATTGCCTTTTGGACCAAGTGCTTTGGATATCCAGTGACAATAAACTGAACTTTATCTACTTGGTTATGGAATACCTGGCGCTAAGGGTTTTGTTTACATCGTCGTTCATACCCTTTAACCTGGAGGCGATTATAATGTACCTGATAGGTATTACATGCTCCTGCTTTCTACCTATCTCGTTTGCATACTATATAAAGAGCGTGTACAATGAGCTACGAGAAGGTGAACCACCTACAATGGATGAGATAATGGACCTCTGTCAGAATGTTGTCAATAAACTAAAAACCATAAGAGCAGAAATGTTGAACTTAATTGGAGGTAACGGTTTCTCTGTACGAAGGTTACTCACTGTGTGCGTCATATTATCCCCTCTTCAATACGCGCTTTTCAAGTTACGTTACCTCGATGCAAGAGGTTTCCTACTACTAACATTCCTGTCCGCATCTCTGTTTCATTCTGCCGCTGTCCAAACCACTGGCATTCTACTTTGGAGGCTGGTATGGGTACGGAACTTGTATCATGCTGCATGGAATATGGATGAGGAGTGTATTTCATTGAACCAGTATATTGAATACAAAAGTGAGCACACCTCTGACAAAGTCCACATAAACCTGGATGAAATACGATCAGATTTGCCGTTAGAAACAGCTAAAGACTtcacattttttttacgTTCATTTTTGAGTAATCTTGGAAGCGAGAACTACAATAAGTCGTTTGTTATAACGAAACAAGAACCGTTGAGAAAATTCCATGTTCTGGAAATAACAGTCATTCAAAATCAGAGGAAGTGGGACTTGGAAGGATGGTTACCCAGATTAATGGAATATGAGCGACCTACCTTCTTGTTGGAATTAGCTGAAAATAATGCTCGGAAATGCAGCACACTATTTGGACTGGAAAGCGAACTACCGCCTAATTGGTTCTGGCTTGAGACGACGTGGAGGTTTGAAGAGTGGAAATATTGCAATACGCAGTGGGTTGTACTAGGAGAGAACGATACACCGGAATGCTTTACAAGAACTCGGAATTTGAAGCGTTTGGCTTTTTCTGAAACCAAATAG
- the POP7 gene encoding ribonuclease P/MRP protein subunit POP7 (similar to Saccharomyces cerevisiae POP7 (YBR167C); ancestral locus Anc_8.593) gives MKSNNTKLVTRRPTLKTLSHKQIKTTIYIKSSTPYISALKRTKKFLANLRKNNSKYVSLMGMGKAVEKTLAIGCYFQNEKGNGIDIITKTVEVIDELMETESMGMHEDAGVQDVEEQSDDDRETFLKKGRLVGLK, from the coding sequence ATGAAATCGAATAACACAAAGCTAGTGACAAGGCGCCCAACCTTGAAGACACTATCGCACAAGCAAATCAAAACGACAATCTATATCAAGTCCTCTACACCTTACATAAGTGCGCTCAAAAGGACGAAAAAGTTCTTGGCAAACCTACGGAAGAACAACTCAAAGTATGTGTCTTTGATGGGAATGGGGAAAGCAGTGGAGAAGACATTAGCCATAGGGTGCTACTTCCAAAATGAAAAGGGAAATGGCATTGATATCATAACGAAAACAGTAGAGGTGATAGATGAACTTATGGAAACGGAATCAATGGGCATGCATGAAGATGCGGGAGTAcaagatgttgaagaacagagCGATGATGACAGAGAGAcatttttaaaaaaaggACGATTAGTGGGATTGAAATAA
- the TYR1 gene encoding prephenate dehydrogenase (NADP(+)) (similar to Saccharomyces cerevisiae TYR1 (YBR166C); ancestral locus Anc_8.595), whose protein sequence is MVASIEQISKWKREKTIGIIGLGDMGLLYATKFSNAGWKVVACDREDLFESMTAVHADASFEVLLNGHYVSRVSDYIIYSVEAANLDKIVSAYGPSSKVGAIVGGQTSCKSPEIRAFEKYLPKDVEIITVHSLHGPKVNTEGQPLVIIDHRSFKKESLLFVESVVSCLKSKHVYLTYEEHDRITADTQAVTHAAFLSMGSAWAKLKVYPWLAEDNKWVGGLENVKVNISLRIYSNKWHVYAGLAITNPHAHQQILQYATSATELFSMCLDNRRKDFVERLMNAKEFVFNSHKGKLLLDDLILEEYSLSKLTKKSEISTDPHSGRDSPSIKQMLPNSHLALLAIVDSWYQLGINPYDHMICSTPLFRIFLGVSEYLFLTPAILEQTINAAMNDQSFRRDDLEFVVAAREWSSLVTFGNFDLYKRQFESVQKFFEPMFPEANVIGNEMIKTILKHSK, encoded by the coding sequence ATGGTTGCATCTATCGAGCAGATATCAAAATGGAAACGGGAAAAGACAATAGGTATTATTGGCTTGGGTGATATGGGGCTACTTTACGCCACCAAGTTTTCGAATGCAGGCTGGAAAGTAGTTGCTTGCGATAGGGAAGATTTATTCGAGTCCATGACGGCAGTACATGCAGATGCGTCATTTGAGGTGCTATTAAACGGTCACTACGTATCAAGGGTTAGTGATTATATCATTTACAGCGTAGAAGCTGCAAACTTGGATAAAATCGTTTCGGCGTATGGCCCATCCTCGAAAGTTGGCGCGATTGTAGGTGGACAAACGAGCTGTAAGAGTCCGGAGATCAGGGCTTTCGAGAAATATCTTCCAAAGGATGTTGAGATTATTACTGTTCATTCTTTGCATGGCCCAAAAGTTAATACGGAAGGCCAGCCATTGGTTATCATCGATCAcagaagtttcaaaaagGAATCACTACTTTTTGTCGAGAGTGTAGTTTCCTGCCTGAAAAGCAAACATGTCTACCTCACTTACGAGGAGCACGATAGGATAACTGCCGATACACAGGCTGTTACGCACGCAGCATTCCTTTCTATGGGCTCTGCATGGGCCAAATTGAAAGTTTATCCGTGGTTAGCTGAAGATAATAAATGGGTCGGGGGCCTGGAGAATGTGAAAGTGAATATATCTTTAAGAATCTATTCCAATAAATGGCACGTCTATGCCGGGTTGGCTATCACAAACCCACATGCCCACCAACAAATTCTTCAGTATGCTACGAGTGCGACAGAGCTTTTCTCGATGTGCTTAGATAACAGGAGAAAGgactttgttgaaagaCTGATGAACGCCAAAGAATTTGTATTCAATAGCCATAAAGGAAAGCTCTTACTAGATGACCTCATATTGGAGGAATATTCTTTGTCGAAActaacaaaaaaaagtgaaataAGTACTGATCCGCATTCTGGAAGGGACTCGCCTTCGATAAAGCAAATGCTACCAAATTCTCATTTAGCATTGTTGGCCATTGTAGACTCGTGGTATCAACTGGGTATTAATCCGTATGACCATATGATTTGCTCTACCCCCTTATTTAGGATATTTTTGGGGGTATCCGAGTATCTATTTTTGACTCCCGCCATATTAGAACAAACGATCAATGCTGCAATGAACGACCAATCTTTTAGAAGAGACGATTTAGAGTTTGTTGTGGCTGCAAGAGAATGGAGTTCATTGGTCacatttggaaattttgacCTGTACAAGAGACAGTTCGAGTCAGTacaaaagttttttgagCCAATGTTCCCTGAAGCTAATGTTATTGGAAACGAGATGATTAAaaccattttgaaacatTCCAAATAG